The genomic region CACATTGATGATGAATCGCACATTATCTTCAATCGCATTGAGGAACAGCCTGTCGTAGTATTCTGTCCTTGCAACGAGATAATAGTAAAAAGGATCGGATCTCAGGTCGGCAAGTTTTCGAGAACTCAACAACGCGCATTGCCATCGCCTGAAGGTGGGGATGAATCTCCGAACCCATGTATCCGGATTCTTGAATTCTCTGGCCTCACGAACGGACTGAATATAACGCAATTCTGCGACAACCATTGAATTACTAAAGCCGGTTCCCGCCATATTAACTCTCCCTTGTCCCTCAATCGATATTACGAAACACTAGGCACACGTGCCTCAGATATCTACTTATTCCCTGCTCGATCTTCGATAGAAACCAGATGCAGAACTGCATCCCCCGGATAAGGAACAGTAAATAGATTGCCGCCCACCCTGGCTACAAGATTCCCGCTCATTCTCTCACCTGTTTCGGGATTAAACCAGTTCATGTGGAATTCTCTCGCAGGAAGGTCCACGGTAATGGTCCGGCTCGATTGAGTGGTTGACGACGCTTCGGACGGAGGTGGCACGTAGATGAGGTATTCGCGATTTTGCTGCGCTAAACAGTAGGTCGTCGAGGAAACTTCCGGTCTGGGTTCCATCAGAGCAAGGTTGATCTGGCCTGCGAATATCAACGTATCTCCCATGGCTCGTCGAGCGGACTCGTCGGCTTTTGGCTGGTCCTGCCTTCCATAGGGATCCATATAGATGGGATTGAGGCCGCGCATGAAACTCTTCCATACCCATACCCGATCTCCCCCAACTCCCCATAGATGATCGGTATCAGTAATAATCACTTTCGCATGACTGGCGACAGGAGGATCTTCACGATAGGACATCGTCAGTGGATCGCCTGGCGCCTCTCTGGTTCCCGGTGATATCCAGTCCGCAGGACTGTCCCATAATGAGTAATTGTGTGGCGCAGCGCCGCCCTGCATCCCCTGAAAAGTCATGCCAACGGGGTGCTGCTTTGGTTTCACGGCTTCATAGGCCTTCACATATCGGACAATGTGATACTGCCATTCTGTAGAGGCTTCGACTATTTCGTTTCCAACTTCGTAGAGCACATTATCCAGATCATTGACCGTATCAATGACTTTGCTGACATAAGCCTCTTGCCTCTTTAAGCGAGTCACTTGGCGTGGATCCGATCCGAGCGTGTGTACTTCGTCCCCCTGATCATTGCCGTTGATGTCGCCATCCACACCGTTCACATTGTTGTCGCGATGAAATGGATGACCGAGCCAAGGATTTCCTGGAAGTCCCAAATCCTCAAACGGCATGACTCCCCATCCATTGAATAACATGATTGACACGTAGATCCCTCGCGCCCCTGCCGCGACGACACGATCGCGGAGACGGTCGAAATATGCTGGGTTGAACTGATCCAAATCGAATTTCGGTTTCCCGTCTCGAGCCATCCCTGGTCCAATCCTGTTGTAAGGCATTGGAGAAAGATAGTAGTCGCTGTGAAGGTCAGCAGAAGGAAACCACCGTGCCTGTTCTTTGACCCAAAGTCGTATGAAGTTATGATTATGTCGCTCCATGAAACTCAGATACTCGGAGTAGTCGAAGAGAGGGGGAGGATCTGATTTTCCGCCATCCTGAAAACTGAACCAATGATGAGATCCGGTCAAATAAACCGGATGCCCTGCTGGATCAATGAAATAGCGTGGGTTGGACTTCAGCAGGCGAAGAGGACCCATTATTGTGGGGTTGCCGTGATCAGCGGGGACAGACGTGCACCCCGCCGCCCCAACCCAAGACACAGCCGCGCACAACACAGAGGGGATTAGACGAGAGGTTATCTTCATCAATGACTCGTGCTCGGCGCCGACGATGCTGGGGGCCGCTGGAACAGTTTTGGAAAGAGGGTACGTAAATGATCGCTGATCAATAAACCAGCCAACCGGTGTCCCTCGACACTCCAATGGCCCATATCTATGTGAAACACATCTTCTCCGCGCTCATATGCTGCGCGGACTTCTCCGGCAATGTCTGGGAAAAATACAATGTCCGATTGATCGGAAATCATTTTGAACGCAGTGTCATATGGTTCGGCTTTCCAGCAAGAGAACGCCACGATTGGAACATCGCCGACGCGCAATCTCGTCTTACGCACCAGCTCTCCAGTTACGCGCATGGCATGTTGAAATCCTTTGTGGGAAAGCCCCTCCTTGGCAATATCATCCTCTACGGTCTTTCCGGGATGCATAGCCAACAATCTATCCCAGCGGGAGAAAGTCCAGTGAAAGAACCGCGAATATCGCTGCGCCCACATGCGCAAGGACCCAGTCCACGTTTTGGGGAGCAGATATTCGATGCGCCCGTCGACCCAATAAGGCCTTCTCCATCCGTTGTTGTTCATTGAACTGGCCATTTCCAACGCCGGGTCATTGTTGATGAAGTCATTGAGACAGAATTGCCACAAGATCAGTGAGGGATGGATCATGTCCACATAGCGATCAAGAATCATATATTCCTGAAGCGTCCCAAACCCGCCGGCACCATAAGCAAAAATCTCAGCGTTAAGTTCGCGCTTGATAATCGCAAAATACGTATCGCCATCGGACACTTGGCTCGCTTGAGTAAATGAATCACCGATGACCAAAATGGTGGGCTTGCCCGATCGGAGATCACCAAACATCCTAAATCCATAATCATGCTGTGAACGCGTGACGGGATATCGCTTTCCATGCGACGTAGTCTCTGTAACTTCGTCATAGTACCCCGCCCTTGCACGCCAACCGAGCGTATCGTCCAAAACAAGCGACCAGGCAGGATTCCAATCCTCTTGTTCCAAGGATGCTCGAATCGGAATTCCATAGTCCCACCGCTGATACAGCCGAAAGACCACTTCCGCCGCAGCCAGGACAAACACGACAGAGAGAATGGGCAGCATCACGATGACAACTGTCTTCAGACTCGGGCTCAGTCTACGCAGAACTTTGCCTATCACTGGAGTTCTCGCGGACGCTCATCAAACGCTTGCTGCCGATGTGGTTGAACGCGGGCCTCCGGATTACGCAGAAGGTTGTTATCAAACCTGTAGGACGGCACCGGCGGCCAGACAAAACCGCTCGCGATTCTATATTCGCGGCAGACGGCCTGACCAATGGTCATGTTCGTCGGATGTACGGAGGTAATGGACTCGACCTCGCGACTCACACGTTAAGGATCAGGCGCTTCGCCCTGTGGTCGCTTCAATTTGGAATGGTTATCGATGCTGGAGATAGGTTGCACCTAGACACGCACTGCGATACCCCTGATTTATTTCAAAAGATAAGGCTCCCAAAACGCCCGGTCATATCGCGGCCAAGCATGGCATCCGAAGGGAAGTTGGTAGTTGTTCATTTGATAACAGAGTCTGGGCGCTACTTCGAATGCAAACCGAAGACCTACCTTGAAGGGAGCGACGTTAAACGGCGGATAGTATCGAGTCGCTTCATCGGCCCAGAAATAGTCCTCATTACCTTTTCCATCCGTCCGAAATGGCCACTGCGCAAGCTCGTGCTTTACATTGTTAAAATACACGAGACGTTTGAGAAACTTACGGGGAAGATTTAACAATTGAGTAGGAAGTGGATGAGCCCGACAAAACCCCTCCCAGTATTCATCCGGATCCACCCAGTGCCGATCCGAGTCAAATACTCTCAAAAAACTCTTGATCTTCCGCAACGATAATCCTCCGTTTCCGACTCGCGACACTTCCACCCAAGGGGTCGCATCACACTTGATCCATGGGGGACCGATATAGTCAAATCCCTCTTCACACCACTTTAGCAACTGATCGGAAAACACAAGCGCGTCAAGATGATGGATGAGGATGTATTCATAGTCCGAAAACGAGTCGTAGAACATTGCGGAGAGCATCAATTTCGTATGCGCAACGATGCTTCCGAAATACCGATCGTCAAACCGTCGGATGCGTGACTCAGGAAAGTCGATGTCCAGGCTCTTAGGAGTCACAAAATATCGATCATACTTTCCGAGGAAGTGCACAAGTTGCTTGTAAGAAATTTCTTCGTCTACCGTGAATGTCGATCGATTCGACAGAGGAATGACCACAGCTACTTTCCTCTTCTCTTGATCTCCAAAAGGCTGGCCGAAATGCATTGGATGCCTACCGCAAGGAAAGAATGAGCGTCATCGTCATACGCCGGGGCGAAAAGGAAGCGGAAGCGGTGAAGTGTGAAACTTGAGGCTTCCGTGGAACACTCCAACCTGCCAACCGAAGTACCACATCCATCTATTCCAAGCCAGCTTGGTACGGACTTTCGGAAGCAACTCAAGTAACCGGATCCAGTTCTTCACATATTCTTTCCAGGCAACCACGCCCTTTCTTGTATCCACACTGTGGCGTTTCGAGAGCAAGACATTATAGAGAGCCCATTCGCGTATCTGGTGAAATCTGGCTGTTGAACCAGGTCGACATCGGACGTGAATAACCGCTTCCGATACCCAGAATAACTGATAACCCGCCAACTGCACTCTAAAGCAATAGTCAGTATCTTGTAGAGCCGGAAAAGCCTCGTCAAATCCACCGATTTGATTATGAATCGCACGTTTGATACCCAAGGTCCCACCCCCGGCATGCTGAAGATAAGGCGGATACCAAGCTTTCTGAAGCCCATGGTGTTGCTCGTGATAGGCATGCTGCGTGGCCAGCGACGGTTCATTCAACTTGGTGAAATCCACACGACATGCGACACAATCCATGCTCTCTAGGGCAGTTCCTATTGCCTTCAACCATCCCGCTCCCACCATATCATCAGCATCACAAAAGGCTATGGCATCGCCTTTTGCGGCGGCGACGCCGGTATTGCGAGCGTAGGATTTACCTCGTCGTTCATAGGCTTTGACGACTCGAAGACCCGGCACTTTTCCCAGGTATTGTTCGACAACTTCAACCGACTTGTCATCCGAGCGATTGTCAACGACGATGACCTCCCATGGCTCTGCCCAAGTCTCTCCAGCCAAGGCCTTGAGCAAATCGCCGATGGTCGATGCCGCGTTGTAACAGGGAATGATGACGCTCAGTTTCATGACATCCTCAATTAGGGAAGAGCACATCCAAGACTCGTGGCATCGGCGGGATCATCGTCCCTACTTTGTTTGGATGGAAATACAACCGTGGCAATTCCGGAGACATACAGTATTATGTTGGGCGTTGTTTCCATAGGGATTGCACAACCGTGTTTGAACGACTTGCAGACTGTCGTTGAACATTCAACCGCTTGCCGACAATTTCCGCGACCACCTCATGGCCTCGCTCATTCCAATGATCATCATCTCGAAAATACAATAGCTCATTTTCCGCATAAGAACGTAGTGCTTCCGACAAATTCACCACCCGAAAAGAGACCGCTCCCGCCTCTTCCGACACGGCCTCCAAAAAATGAGCTCGATCAGAGGCTTGCGGGAAATCATCGAAGTAACTTCCGTAGAGTCTTGCATCACTCGGTGCTAGTAACATGACGACCTCAAATCCATGTTTCTTAGATAAGGCAGCCATGTCTTGAATCGTCCGATGTAGTGCTGACCGGTTCGGATGGCTAGCCACATATTCTCGAGTCGACTTCGCACGTTCAATCTGAAGCGGCGAAAACAGCTTGTATCCGAATCGGGGAGAACGGTAGAGGGGTGTGGCCAATTGTATCCCGTCGACCCAATACGCTCCTCCGCTTCGACCAGCACCCGACATCAAAAACGTTGCGCGCCCGGACCGAAAAATATCGACGACTGATTGATGCTTGATCACACGTGGAATCTTCCAGAGTCCAGAGAGAAGCGTGTTATCCAAGACTTGAGTCATGGTGGACTCAGAAGTCGGACGAACGGTATCGTACGAGTCCTCCAAGTCGTTCCCTTCGAAAATTAGCCATAACAGGAGGCCATGATCCAGACGGAGCTTTCCCTGGTCCAGTAAATGCTCCAACAATAAGTACTCCTGCCTTGGTGAGGAATCATGAATGCCAAGATTGTAAATAGTTTCTCCTAATGATCGTTCAAGATGTCCCACCCATGTTGCTTCCTCATTGACTCCCCACCCGAACGTAAATGAATCACCCAAGGCTACAATTCTCGCATTTCTCGCATTATCAAACGCCTTTCCTCCTCGAAACCCATCCTCATTGATCGCAATTTTGACGTATTTTCTGGAAAGCACCGATTCCATCAGCGTCTTAGACTTAAGCATGCTCGGTGTGTACATATCACCGAAGTGGAACCCTTCTACAACGCGACTGGGCTTATGAAGCCGATAGTTCTCATGATCTGGATAAAATAAATCAGGATACAATTCGCCAACCCAGGAGTTACGATCGGATACCCGCGAGATTTCTCGGTCCCATCTTAATGGTTGTTGAGAACTAAGGTAGCCGCTGTAGGCCGTATCGAGGGCAAGCATTGCTCCGAGAATCGCGATCGCTCCACCACCAATCGCATAGGCCTCACGAGAGGAAAGAACCTGAGACTTCAACGTCCATTGACCAAGCGCCAAAATTAAACATACCCCCACAGCTGCTATCACTACGACGTCGCGGAGTCCAACGGATACGCCAACGATCGTTTCGTCTAGGATACTGACGAAAAGCCCATAAGACCAAAGGAGTCCGACTGCGCATCCGATGGTCAAGAGCGGAAACACTTGCTTCTTGGGCACAAAATCCCCTCTGAAACGAAATTTCCAGGGAACAATTTAACTATGGTCAGTAGACGAACTTCTTGAACCAAAATGTCCGGTATGGGCTCCCACGACGTAGCAGTTCTGGCACGGTGACAAAGTGATACCTACCACTGAGCCGCTTGAGCGCCTCATCCAAGGCTTTCAGCATAAACTTACGATCGGCATGGGATTGTCGTTCGTGTTTTCGTTCACTAGCCGGCTTAGATTGATCGAACAGTGCATCGTGTAACAATACGACGCTTCCTGGCTGAAGCCATTCAACTAAACGATTAGCCATTAAAGACGCGTCTAGTTCATACCAATCTCCGACATCAAAGCTCCAACCGACCACCTCATATCCCAGCCTAAACGCATCAAGACGCGCGGCCAAACTCTGCTCCCCGTAAGGCGGTCTGACTAGTGGTGATCCATAGGGCGCTAGGGCCTCCTGACACGCAAGCATTTGGCGACGACGCTCAGAGCCAGTAAGACGACGAAATGAAGAGTGATCCCAGGAATGGCCGCCAATGGCATGGCCGGCCTCCCCCACTCTTCTTACCAAGTCAGGATATTGCTTGGCGGCCTGTCCGACCATGAAAAAAGTAGCCTGCGCCCGATGACGATCCAGAACATCCAAGACTTGGGGCGTAAATTCAGGATGTGGTCCGTCATCGAAGGTCAGTGCGGCTACTCGATCCTTCGTAACAACACTAGTGAGGCTACCGAGTATTTTTTTTATTTCAGCTTTTACTTGCGTGATCACAGGACGCATATCTCACCGGTCGACCGATACTTGGCCTTCGCCCTTCTCAGCGAAGATGCCGCAATATTCTCGTTGTCAGGGGACGCACAATTGTCGCCACTGACTCCGGACACCAGAGTCGGGCAAGTGACAACCAAACATACTCTACGCCCGGAGAGGTGGGATTATTGGTCACCAGCCCCCACAAGAAGCGTGACGCCCATATCTTTTGTCCTCGATCTCCCTCTTCTCGAGTACGCTCAGAAGCTATTCGCAGTTTATTTCTAATCTGCTGTTTCAGAAACGGCTTCACCTCTTCCGAACAAACCAAGAGGTGCCGCTTGCGCGCCGCAAGGCCGGATTGCACAAATCGAAAGAATTGCATTTGCAACGGGCCGGAGATACTGGAGGTGTGACACCGATAACGTACTAGCGGCTTCTTGACAAGCACCGCTTTGAATTTTTCAGTGAGTCGAACATAGAAGTCATAGTCATCGGAGCGACACAGCGAAAACGGACCAACTACGCTTATCGCACTCGCTGGAATCATGACTTGCGAAGGAGTATCAATCATACAACCCCGCAATGTTCGGCGATAGATATCGGCTTCTAGAGCCTCCCCCTCTTCCATGGCTCCGCATAGGGAATCACCTTGGTCGTGAAACAGCGACGTGCCGAGAATTCTCCCATTCTCATGATTAAATGAAACCCCGTCGACCGCGATAAGCCCCGCATGAGGAAAGCGCCGTGCGGTCTCGACTTGCACGGCAATCTTCTCGGGCTCCCACAGATCGTCACCATCCAAGAATGCCAGGTACTCCCCCCTAGCGATGCGAATCCCCGTATTCCTTGCTGGACCTCCCTCGGCGTTATTCGCCAACCCTTGGTTGGTCTCATGTCGGATATAGGTGATTTGGTCTAGAAAGGGCTTGACGCGATCCGATGTGTCATCCGTCGATGCGTCGTCTACTACGATGATCTCGATATTTCGATAGGTTTGTGCCAAGACAGCGCGAATCGTATCCTGGATACACCATCCCAGATTGTAGGCGGAGACAATAACACTGACCAACGGTTCCATTACTGTTAATTCCTGGGTTACCTCTCGCCATCCATGTTCTACTGCTTTCCAAGCTGTGAACTGGCAGAAGTTCCATCCGACTCATTTTGACTTAGTGATATCTCCTAATCCGTACCCATGTCATGTCCGCCATGGCTTCTTCCACGGCTGCCACTCCCTCTTGGGCTGCGAGTCCTTCATAGAAGGAGGCGTCAACCTCGCCATCAAGCTTCCCGCGAAGACAGGCATCTACGAAGCTCCGCATCATTGCGCCCAAACAGTGCGGAGACTCATCGTCCGTTTTGTCTGGAAGGCATAACTCGTCCCACGTAGGTTTGCTTGGGGTGGATACTTTTAGCACATCCACCCCCCCCCTGCTCAATGAGGCCCGCAAAGCTCCTTCGTCTCCAATCACTTCA from Nitrospira japonica harbors:
- a CDS encoding SGNH/GDSL hydrolase family protein; this translates as MMLPILSVVFVLAAAEVVFRLYQRWDYGIPIRASLEQEDWNPAWSLVLDDTLGWRARAGYYDEVTETTSHGKRYPVTRSQHDYGFRMFGDLRSGKPTILVIGDSFTQASQVSDGDTYFAIIKRELNAEIFAYGAGGFGTLQEYMILDRYVDMIHPSLILWQFCLNDFINNDPALEMASSMNNNGWRRPYWVDGRIEYLLPKTWTGSLRMWAQRYSRFFHWTFSRWDRLLAMHPGKTVEDDIAKEGLSHKGFQHAMRVTGELVRKTRLRVGDVPIVAFSCWKAEPYDTAFKMISDQSDIVFFPDIAGEVRAAYERGEDVFHIDMGHWSVEGHRLAGLLISDHLRTLFPKLFQRPPASSAPSTSH
- a CDS encoding polysaccharide deacetylase family protein; the encoded protein is MITQVKAEIKKILGSLTSVVTKDRVAALTFDDGPHPEFTPQVLDVLDRHRAQATFFMVGQAAKQYPDLVRRVGEAGHAIGGHSWDHSSFRRLTGSERRRQMLACQEALAPYGSPLVRPPYGEQSLAARLDAFRLGYEVVGWSFDVGDWYELDASLMANRLVEWLQPGSVVLLHDALFDQSKPASERKHERQSHADRKFMLKALDEALKRLSGRYHFVTVPELLRRGSPYRTFWFKKFVY
- a CDS encoding alginate O-acetyltransferase AlgX-related protein gives rise to the protein MPKKQVFPLLTIGCAVGLLWSYGLFVSILDETIVGVSVGLRDVVVIAAVGVCLILALGQWTLKSQVLSSREAYAIGGGAIAILGAMLALDTAYSGYLSSQQPLRWDREISRVSDRNSWVGELYPDLFYPDHENYRLHKPSRVVEGFHFGDMYTPSMLKSKTLMESVLSRKYVKIAINEDGFRGGKAFDNARNARIVALGDSFTFGWGVNEEATWVGHLERSLGETIYNLGIHDSSPRQEYLLLEHLLDQGKLRLDHGLLLWLIFEGNDLEDSYDTVRPTSESTMTQVLDNTLLSGLWKIPRVIKHQSVVDIFRSGRATFLMSGAGRSGGAYWVDGIQLATPLYRSPRFGYKLFSPLQIERAKSTREYVASHPNRSALHRTIQDMAALSKKHGFEVVMLLAPSDARLYGSYFDDFPQASDRAHFLEAVSEEAGAVSFRVVNLSEALRSYAENELLYFRDDDHWNERGHEVVAEIVGKRLNVQRQSASRSNTVVQSLWKQRPT
- a CDS encoding DUF5672 family protein; this translates as MHFGQPFGDQEKRKVAVVIPLSNRSTFTVDEEISYKQLVHFLGKYDRYFVTPKSLDIDFPESRIRRFDDRYFGSIVAHTKLMLSAMFYDSFSDYEYILIHHLDALVFSDQLLKWCEEGFDYIGPPWIKCDATPWVEVSRVGNGGLSLRKIKSFLRVFDSDRHWVDPDEYWEGFCRAHPLPTQLLNLPRKFLKRLVYFNNVKHELAQWPFRTDGKGNEDYFWADEATRYYPPFNVAPFKVGLRFAFEVAPRLCYQMNNYQLPFGCHAWPRYDRAFWEPYLLK
- a CDS encoding DUF6298 domain-containing protein, which translates into the protein MKITSRLIPSVLCAAVSWVGAAGCTSVPADHGNPTIMGPLRLLKSNPRYFIDPAGHPVYLTGSHHWFSFQDGGKSDPPPLFDYSEYLSFMERHNHNFIRLWVKEQARWFPSADLHSDYYLSPMPYNRIGPGMARDGKPKFDLDQFNPAYFDRLRDRVVAAGARGIYVSIMLFNGWGVMPFEDLGLPGNPWLGHPFHRDNNVNGVDGDINGNDQGDEVHTLGSDPRQVTRLKRQEAYVSKVIDTVNDLDNVLYEVGNEIVEASTEWQYHIVRYVKAYEAVKPKQHPVGMTFQGMQGGAAPHNYSLWDSPADWISPGTREAPGDPLTMSYREDPPVASHAKVIITDTDHLWGVGGDRVWVWKSFMRGLNPIYMDPYGRQDQPKADESARRAMGDTLIFAGQINLALMEPRPEVSSTTYCLAQQNREYLIYVPPPSEASSTTQSSRTITVDLPAREFHMNWFNPETGERMSGNLVARVGGNLFTVPYPGDAVLHLVSIEDRAGNK
- a CDS encoding glycosyltransferase family 2 protein — translated: MEPLVSVIVSAYNLGWCIQDTIRAVLAQTYRNIEIIVVDDASTDDTSDRVKPFLDQITYIRHETNQGLANNAEGGPARNTGIRIARGEYLAFLDGDDLWEPEKIAVQVETARRFPHAGLIAVDGVSFNHENGRILGTSLFHDQGDSLCGAMEEGEALEADIYRRTLRGCMIDTPSQVMIPASAISVVGPFSLCRSDDYDFYVRLTEKFKAVLVKKPLVRYRCHTSSISGPLQMQFFRFVQSGLAARKRHLLVCSEEVKPFLKQQIRNKLRIASERTREEGDRGQKIWASRFLWGLVTNNPTSPGVEYVWLSLARLWCPESVATIVRPLTTRILRHLR
- a CDS encoding glycosyltransferase family 2 protein, with amino-acid sequence MKLSVIIPCYNAASTIGDLLKALAGETWAEPWEVIVVDNRSDDKSVEVVEQYLGKVPGLRVVKAYERRGKSYARNTGVAAAKGDAIAFCDADDMVGAGWLKAIGTALESMDCVACRVDFTKLNEPSLATQHAYHEQHHGLQKAWYPPYLQHAGGGTLGIKRAIHNQIGGFDEAFPALQDTDYCFRVQLAGYQLFWVSEAVIHVRCRPGSTARFHQIREWALYNVLLSKRHSVDTRKGVVAWKEYVKNWIRLLELLPKVRTKLAWNRWMWYFGWQVGVFHGSLKFHTSPLPLPFRPGV